In Longimicrobium sp., one DNA window encodes the following:
- a CDS encoding MBL fold metallo-hydrolase: protein MTATMERVSGKELERTEYPSSGRAREVTPDLAYLRTAIVNVFLSGPRGAGDRGWTLVDTGIYGSAPAIAAAAAERFGPDARPRAIILTHGHFDHVGAVRELAESWDCVVYAHPLEMPYLTGDSPYPPPDPTVGGGAMAAMSFLYPRKPIDLGGRV from the coding sequence GGTGTCGGGGAAGGAGCTGGAACGGACGGAGTACCCGTCGTCGGGGAGGGCGCGCGAGGTGACGCCCGACCTGGCGTACCTGCGCACCGCGATCGTCAACGTCTTCCTGTCCGGCCCGCGCGGCGCGGGCGACCGCGGATGGACGCTGGTGGATACGGGCATCTACGGCTCGGCGCCGGCCATCGCCGCGGCGGCGGCGGAGCGCTTCGGGCCCGATGCCCGCCCCCGCGCCATCATCCTCACGCACGGCCACTTCGACCACGTGGGCGCCGTGCGCGAGCTGGCGGAATCGTGGGACTGCGTCGTCTATGCGCACCCGCTGGAGATGCCCTACCTGACGGGCGACTCGCCGTATCCGCCGCCCGATCCCACGGTGGGCGGCGGCGCCATGGCGGCCATGTCGTTCCTGTATCCCCGCAAGCCCATCGACCTGGGCGGGCGCGTG